The following is a genomic window from Saprospiraceae bacterium.
GCTTTGTCATTGGATCGCTGCCATTGGTTTAGCAGCCAATCAAAGTTGGTTACATTTTCAAAATTAGATAGGTTTTGTTTTTTGTTGCATGAGAAAATCAGGCAAAGGCTTAAAATAATTAATACTCTCATGGTTAAATCCTTTTATAAATTGTTGGATCGACAAGATAACCACAATGTACCATAAAGCCAAACAACTGATTAAATATAATGTACTGCTTACATTCCAATATTGAAATATTAAGAGTATGTTTAAATATTTATTGCCTTAAAATCAATATATTTTGAACCTGACTTCAAAATAATCGCCTTATTTAGTTCACTAAATGCGTTGATTATTTTATCGCCAGAACCATAATCTATTGATTTACAACTAAGAAAAATTTTAAACATACTCTAAACATAAACACAACGAAAAAATCCCGATAGGACTAATTGTAGAAAAATGAAGCTATTTAAATAAATTTTAAAACTTCATTTCCCATAGCTTCTGTACCCAGTATCATAGCGGCAGGTGTATTTGCATCAGCAATATCTCTGGTTCGATATCCTTGCTTCAGCACCTGATCTACTGCGTGGATGACAAGTTCGGATTCTTCCTTCATGCCAAACGATATGTCAAGTAATAGTGCTGCTGATAGCACAGATGCCAATGGATTGGCTACTCCTTTGCCTGTGATGTCATGGGCTGATCCATGGATTGGTTCATATACACCTGTACCATCGCCTATAGAAGCTGATGCGAGCATTCCCATCGATCCTGCAATCTGTGATGCCTCATCCGTCAGTATGTCTCCAAAAAGATTGGCTGTCACCACTACATCAAATCTTTTGGGATCTTTGATCAACATCATGGCGAGAGCATCCACAAACTGGTGTTCTACCTGGACATCCGGATATTCTTTCTCCAATTTTTGGATTTCTTCCCTCCATAAGCGACTCGTTTCCAGTACATTGGCTTTGTCTACAGAACAAAGTTTTTTCTTTCTTGTACGGGCAGCTTCAAATGCTTTGCGACCGATACGTTCTACCTCATGCCTGCTATATTCGGCCACGTCATAGGCTGTATCACCATCATTTTTTCTCCCTTTATCTCCAAAATATATGTCTCCGGTAAGCTCTCTGAAAAATAGGATGTCAGCACCTTTTAGTATTTCAGGTTTTATGCTCGATGCGCTAAGCAATTCATCAAATAGTTTTATAGGGCGAAGATTAGCATAGAGACCCAACTCCTTTCTCATTCTTAACAGACCTTGTTCAGGTCGCACTTTGGCAGATGGGTCATTGTCATATTTGGGGTGACCTACTGCTCCAAATAGAATAGCATCCGAATTTTTCATCTTTTGCAATGTTGCTTCCGGTAGTGGGTTTCCGGTAGCTTCGATGGCTACATGACCGATTAATGCTTCATCATAAGTAAACTCATGCCCGAATTTGGCAGCTATCGCATCGAGTACTCTTTTTCCTACTTCAGTAACTTCCTGTCCGATACCATCTCCGGGTACGATCAATATTTTTTTTTGTGCCATCTCATTTGTTTTTATAAATGTTGTAAAAGTAAAACGCTACTTCTTTCAAATTGATCATCATAGAACCATTTGAAAATGTTAAAAAATCAAAATTTATCAGATCATATTCAGCATCTTTTCTGTAGCTTTGATTGCAGCCACGGTTTGATCGCTGTCAAGTCCACGGGTTTTGAATTCCCGTTCCTGATACAGCCAGGTGATCGTAGTCTCACACAGGGCATCTGACTTACCACCCGGAGGAATATGCACTGAATAGTCCACTAATTCAGGTAATTCCATTTTTTTTTGTTTGTACACTTTTTGCAATGCATTGACAAATGCGTCATACTGACCGTCACCCTGAGCATGCTCTTCAAACCATTCTTCCAGTATAGTGATTTGGAGTGTGACCGAAGGTTTTAAGTCTTTGGAGTGGGTGAGGACATAATTTTTTATCTCTACCTTTTTATCGATTTTTTCACTATCCAGTATGTCATTTATGATAAAAGGAAGATCAGCTTGTGTGACAAGTTGTTTTTTATCACCCAGCTCAATCACTCGCTGGGTAATTTTCTTCAGGTCTGCATCGGACATTTTGATACCCAACTGTAGCAGGTTATTTTCAATATTGGCTTTTCCACTGGTTTTTCCCAGAGCATATTTCCTTTTTCTGCCAAATCTTTCAGGTATCAGATCGTTATAATACAGATTATTTTTTTTGTCTCCATCAGCATGAATACCGGCTGTTTGTGTAAATACATTTTCACCTACCACGGGTTTATTGGCAGAAATCCGGAATCCTGAGAAAGTTTCCACAAGCTTACTGACTTTGTAAAGTGATTTTTCGCTGACTGAAGTCCAAACTTCCGGCATAAAATCATTCAAGACAGCAATAGTGCTGGCCAATGGTGCATTGCCTGCCCGTTCGCCCATGCCATTGACTGTGACATGTAACCCTTTAGCTCCGGCTTTTATCGCCTCAAGTGCATTGGCCACACTGAGGTCATAGTCATTGTGCGCATGAAAGTCAAAATGAAGATCAGGATAGCTCAGGACCAGCTCAGAAATGTACCTATATGTCTCCTCAGGGGTCAAAACTCCAAGGGTATCAGGAAGCAAGATTCTATCTACTGGCTGGTCTTTGATAAAATCAAGATATTGGATCACATAATCTTTAGAATTGCGCATACCGTTGCTCCAGTCTTCCAGATAAACATTGCACCTGAGTCCTTTATCCTTAGCCAGGTTCAATACATAGGCAATCTCAGTAAAATGTTCATCGGGAGTTTTTTTGAGCTGATAAGTCAAATGATTCAGAGAGCCTTTGGTCAGTAGATTCATTACTTTGGCTCCGGCATCCAGCATCCAATCGACAGAAATATCCCCATCTACAAAGGTTAGAACTTCAACTTTATCCAATAAATCATGGTCGCGAGCCCAGTCTGTTATTTTTTTTACTGCACGAAATTCACCTTCAGATACTCTGGCAGAAGCTATTTCTATTCGATCCACTTTGAGTTCTGTAAGTAGCAATTGGGCTATTGTCAGTTTTTCTGATGAAGAAAAGGATACACCATTAGTTTGCTCTCCATCGCGGAGAGTAGTGTCCATAATCTCTATATGTCTGGTTTTGGTTTTCAACTGGTATTTTAATAATTGTGCATGATCTTAATATATGGATTTTGATGCAGCAAAAGTATTGATATCATCTTTGATAGCCTGAAGATAGTCAATATCATCATAACCATTGATAAGGTTATTTTTTTTGTAACCATTGATTTCAAATTGTTCTACATCACCTGTTGCCACAATAGTAATAGTCTGATCGGGTAAGCTGACAATAAACTCTGTATTCGGATTGATTTCAATATTTGAAAAAATCTTGTCAAGAAATCCCGGACTTACCTGCACAGGGAGTATGCCCATATTGATTGCGTTGTTTTTAAATATATCCGCAAAAAAGCTTGACACAACGCATCTGAAACCATAATCATAAATGGCCCAAGCAGCATGCTCCCTGCTGCTGCCACTACCAAAGTTTTTGCCTCCCGCAAGTATCTTTCCTTTATAAACAGGGTTGTTTAGTACAAAATCTGATTTGGGAGTACTATCCGGATTGTATCTCCAATCTCTAAATAAATTGTCTCCAAACCCTTCTCTTGTTGTCGCTTTAAGAAATCTTGCAGGTATGATCTGGTCTGTGTCCACATTTTCAATCGGTAGCGGGACTGCAGAACTCTGTAAAATTGTAAATTTATCGTATGCCATTTTTAGGTGTTAGGTTTTAGCTATTGTGTGTCTGGTTTTAGACTACCTTTGGGTATTACATCAATTCTCTTGGGTCTGTTACTACACCGGTGACAGCAGCAGCGGCAGCCAATAGCGGACTGGCAAGCATCGTTCTGCTACCGGGACCCTGACGACCTTCAAAATTTCTGTTACTCGTGCTTACAGCATATTTTCCGGCCGGAATTTTGTCATCATTCATAGCAAGACACGCTGAACATCCAGGTTGTCGTAATTCAAAACCTGCTTCCACAAGGATGTCATAGATACCTTCTTCTCTGATCTGTTGCTCAACTATATGTGATCCGGGGACAATCCATGCTGTAACATGGTCCGCTTTTTTTCTTCCTTTGATGATAGATGCAAAAGCTCTGAAATCTTCAATACGCCCATTGGTACAGCTGCCAATAAACACATAATCCACTTTTTTGCCTATCATATTCTGATCTTCATCAAATCCCATATATGCAAGTGATTTTTCATAAGTGGCCGCTCCACCTTCCACTTCTGACGACTGTGGTATCTTCTTTGATATACCTATACCCATGCCTGGATTAGTACCATAAGTGATCATTGGTTCTATATCAGCTGCGTCATATATATATTCTTTATCAAAAACAGCTCCGGGTTCCGTCTTTAAACTTCTCCAATAGGCGAGATATGTATCCCATTTATCTCCGGAAGGTGCCATCTCACGACCTTTGATATAGGCAAAAGTTCTTTCGTCAGGTGCAATCATACCACCACGAGCTCCCATCTCTATGCTCATATTGCACACAGTCATGCGACCTTCCATGCTCATCTTTTCAAAAACATCACCGGCATACTCAACAAAATATCCTGTGGCTCCGGCGGTAGTCAGCCTTGAAATGATATATAGTATAACATCTTTTGGGGTCACAGCTTTTTGTAAATTGCCGTTGACGGTGATGCGCATTTTTTTAGGTTTCGGCTGCATGATACACTGTGATGACAGTACCATCTCCACTTCCGATGTTCCGATACCAAAAGCAATAGCTCCAAAGGCCCCATGAGTGGAAGTATGCGAATCTCCGCAAACTATAGTCATTCCCGGCAATGTAATGCCATTTTCAGGGCCCACTACGTGTACTATACCATTTTTAGGATTTCCGAGTCCCCAATGTGAGATACCATACTTAGCTGAGTTTTGCTCCAAAGCTTTCAACTGATTGGCAGATAATGGGTCTTGTACAGGAAGATGCTGATTGATCGTGGGTGTATTATGATCGGCAGTAGCAAATGTTCTTTCAGGAAATAAAACACCTATGCCTCTGGTCTCGAGTCCCAAAAACGCTACAGGACTGGTGACTTCGTGTATAAAATGCCTGTCAATAAAAAAAACATCAGGTCCATCTTCAATATTTCTCACAACATGTGCATCCCAAACTTTATCAAACAAAGTCATTGGTTGATCTACCATAGGTTATTACTATTTTTTAAAAATTGCTGCAAATATCAGATGTATATGCCAAAATATGCTACTTAATAGTCTATTTATTATCATTACTTCATAACTAGTTACAACGTTCAAAGTTATTTTTATTTTATAGAATTGATTATATATATTTAAATATCAAATGTTTATAACATTATTTCAGGATTCAAATGTTACAGACTTAAAACTGAATCTGATGTCATATAGCATTCCAATATAAAAATCAATGTCGTTCAGATGAGGAATATTTCTTTGCTTTTACCCTATCTAAATCTTTCCCTTACAAGGGAAAGACTTCATAAAGATGTCTTAACTAAACGACATTGATATAAAAATGGAAGCAAACCAGCATTAATGGTATGGAATCTTACCATGTCCTTTTTTTAAAATTACTATTGTCTCTTGCTGAGCGCCGAATAAGGAAGCACGATGGGTTGTTAGAGTTGAGTTTAGACTCAAAACATAATATTTTATCACTATATTGTTGCAACAAGTATTTCATTTTTGTGTTTATACTTTCAGTAAAGATGTAAAATAAGAGAAGTTTTTAAAGTGCAAATTTGAATGAAAAAATTGGATTTTATGTATTATAACTTTACAATAAAATTTAATGAAATAGAATCATTTCCTATATTGTGGTTAAAAACTTATTTCTGTTGACAATCGTAAATCCTAATGAGTATCATGGAAATTGATAGAGTAATTAAACAACAGCATTTCAAAAATGAGTTTCAGAAAGCTATTATCAATTTGTTTTACACGTCCAATCATTTTCGGGATATGCACACAACTGTGTTTAAGAGATTTGATATTCAGGGTCAGCATTATAATGTCTTAAGAATTCTAAACGGAAAACATCCCGAACCAGTATCACCGGGATACATCAAAGAAGTCATACTTGATAAAGGCGCAGACCTTACAAGATTGGTGGACAAACTCGTCAAAATGGGCATGGTCTATCGCAACATATGTCCTGATAATAAACGGAAAATCCATTTAAACCTCACAAGCGAAGGAATAGAAAAGCTCACAGAAATATCCGATTCTTTGGATTACCATTACGATAAATATCATAAACTCAGTAATGAAGAATACTCTACTTTGAGTCACCTTTTAGATAAGATGCGAGGCTGATTGAATTAAAAAAATGAGGTGTATCCCATTTTTACACTAAAATTGTTTATACTGCCCACAACCATCAATCCCTAAAGAGCCTGTCAAGCTACGCTTGAGACGTCCCACCCTTAAACTGCTAACTATTAGGATAACCCACTAAATTCGAAACTTAAAAATTAAATAATACAGTGCAATTTTGGGATACACCCAAAAAATGTCTTAATATGATTCGCCCATGATTTGAATTATTTGTTTATCTGACCAATATCATATTTTTTTACGTCGATTTTATAGCCTGCATTTTACTATGTAAAAATATATTTATCGTATCTTTGCATCACAGAATTAAGTTTTGAAATTTTAAGAACTTTCTTTGATTTTCAAAATTGTAGTGATCATTAAAGTTTTTTACAGAATTTTGTTTTACTTTGAGTATAAATTTTAAATAATAGGAAGGTGGTAAATTCGCTCCGGCTCAAATGAATCAAAAAACATACTCTAATATAAATTGTAACAAAGTTAAATTAAAATAAATAAATAGAAATTATGAAAACACAAAGAATAGCCATCAACGGTTTCGGCAGAATAGGTCGATTGGTGTACAGACAGATATTCAATATGAAGGGTATTGATATTGTAGCGATCAATGATCTCACGAGTCCGAAAGTATTGGCTCACCTGTTGAAATATGATACTGCACAAGGTCGATTCAATGAAGATGTAAAGGCGGGCGAAGATTGTATCTTTGTCAATGGTGATGAAATCAAAATCTATGCTCAGAAAGATCCTTCACAGATTCCATGGGGAAAACATGATGTGGATGTGGTACTGGAGTGTACGGGATTTTTTGCGGACAAAGATAAGTCAATGGCGCATATCACCGCAGGAGCTAAAAAAGTAGTTATCTCAGCTCCGGCAACCGGCGATTTGAAAACTGTAGTTTTTAATGTCAACCATGAAATATTGGATGGTACTGAAGATGTCATCAGTTGTGCAAGTTGTACGACCAACTGTCTCGCTCCTATGGCGCAGGTATTGGAAAATCAGTATGGAATAGTGACAGGTATCATGACCACCATACATGCATACACCAACGATCAGAATACGCAAGATGCACCCCATGCTAAAGGTGACCTGAGAAGAGCAAGAGCAGCCGCTCAAAACATAGTTCCAAATAGCACAGGTGCTGCAAAAGCTATTGGCCTGGTTCTCCCATCACTGAAAGGAAAACTCGATGGTAGTGCTCAAAGAGTTCCAACTCTTACAGGTTCGTTGACAGAGTTGGTATCGATACTGAATAAGAAAGTGACCAAAGAAGAAATCAATGCAGCTATGAAAGCAGCTGCAAATGAGAGTTTCGGATACACTGAAGACGAAATCGTATCCAGTGATATTATCGGCACAGAATACGGAAGTCTGTTTGATGCGACACAAACAAAAGTAATCAACAATGGTGATGCTCAGCTTGTAAAAACTGTCAGCTGGTATGACAATGAAGCAAGCTATGTAGCACAGTTAGTGAGAACATTGCAATTTTTTGCTGGCTTGATTAAAGCATAATTAAATAAAAAAAGGGTGATCTGTAAGGTTGCCCTTTTTTGTTTTATATTTCTACTTTCATAACAGACAAAAAAAAATATATCATGATAAATTTTAAAGAAACAAGTTTTTCCGGGAAACGTGTGGTCATGCGAGTGGATTTTAATGTGCCGCTCAATGCAGAACTTCAGGTGACCGATGATACCCGTATCGAAGGTGCAAAAGCTACGATTGCCAAAGTCCTGAACGATGGTGGATCGGTAGTATTGATGAGCCATTTGGGCAGACCGAAAGGATGTCCTGAAAACAAATACAGCATGAAGCACGTCATACCGGCATTGCAGGTGTACTTTCCTGATGTTAAAATCAATTTTGCTGATGATTGTATTTCGGAAGATGCTTTCAGAATGTCATCTTCTTTGGCAAATGGTGAGATACTGTTGCTTGAAAACCTGAGATTTTATCCTGAGGAAGAAAAGGGAAATCCGGATTTTGCTAAAAAACTGAGTCAGCATG
Proteins encoded in this region:
- the leuB gene encoding 3-isopropylmalate dehydrogenase encodes the protein MAQKKILIVPGDGIGQEVTEVGKRVLDAIAAKFGHEFTYDEALIGHVAIEATGNPLPEATLQKMKNSDAILFGAVGHPKYDNDPSAKVRPEQGLLRMRKELGLYANLRPIKLFDELLSASSIKPEILKGADILFFRELTGDIYFGDKGRKNDGDTAYDVAEYSRHEVERIGRKAFEAARTRKKKLCSVDKANVLETSRLWREEIQKLEKEYPDVQVEHQFVDALAMMLIKDPKRFDVVVTANLFGDILTDEASQIAGSMGMLASASIGDGTGVYEPIHGSAHDITGKGVANPLASVLSAALLLDISFGMKEESELVIHAVDQVLKQGYRTRDIADANTPAAMILGTEAMGNEVLKFI
- a CDS encoding 2-isopropylmalate synthase translates to MDTTLRDGEQTNGVSFSSSEKLTIAQLLLTELKVDRIEIASARVSEGEFRAVKKITDWARDHDLLDKVEVLTFVDGDISVDWMLDAGAKVMNLLTKGSLNHLTYQLKKTPDEHFTEIAYVLNLAKDKGLRCNVYLEDWSNGMRNSKDYVIQYLDFIKDQPVDRILLPDTLGVLTPEETYRYISELVLSYPDLHFDFHAHNDYDLSVANALEAIKAGAKGLHVTVNGMGERAGNAPLASTIAVLNDFMPEVWTSVSEKSLYKVSKLVETFSGFRISANKPVVGENVFTQTAGIHADGDKKNNLYYNDLIPERFGRKRKYALGKTSGKANIENNLLQLGIKMSDADLKKITQRVIELGDKKQLVTQADLPFIINDILDSEKIDKKVEIKNYVLTHSKDLKPSVTLQITILEEWFEEHAQGDGQYDAFVNALQKVYKQKKMELPELVDYSVHIPPGGKSDALCETTITWLYQEREFKTRGLDSDQTVAAIKATEKMLNMI
- the leuD gene encoding 3-isopropylmalate dehydratase small subunit translates to MAYDKFTILQSSAVPLPIENVDTDQIIPARFLKATTREGFGDNLFRDWRYNPDSTPKSDFVLNNPVYKGKILAGGKNFGSGSSREHAAWAIYDYGFRCVVSSFFADIFKNNAINMGILPVQVSPGFLDKIFSNIEINPNTEFIVSLPDQTITIVATGDVEQFEINGYKKNNLINGYDDIDYLQAIKDDINTFAASKSIY
- the leuC gene encoding 3-isopropylmalate dehydratase large subunit yields the protein MVDQPMTLFDKVWDAHVVRNIEDGPDVFFIDRHFIHEVTSPVAFLGLETRGIGVLFPERTFATADHNTPTINQHLPVQDPLSANQLKALEQNSAKYGISHWGLGNPKNGIVHVVGPENGITLPGMTIVCGDSHTSTHGAFGAIAFGIGTSEVEMVLSSQCIMQPKPKKMRITVNGNLQKAVTPKDVILYIISRLTTAGATGYFVEYAGDVFEKMSMEGRMTVCNMSIEMGARGGMIAPDERTFAYIKGREMAPSGDKWDTYLAYWRSLKTEPGAVFDKEYIYDAADIEPMITYGTNPGMGIGISKKIPQSSEVEGGAATYEKSLAYMGFDEDQNMIGKKVDYVFIGSCTNGRIEDFRAFASIIKGRKKADHVTAWIVPGSHIVEQQIREEGIYDILVEAGFELRQPGCSACLAMNDDKIPAGKYAVSTSNRNFEGRQGPGSRTMLASPLLAAAAAVTGVVTDPRELM
- a CDS encoding MarR family transcriptional regulator, which codes for MEIDRVIKQQHFKNEFQKAIINLFYTSNHFRDMHTTVFKRFDIQGQHYNVLRILNGKHPEPVSPGYIKEVILDKGADLTRLVDKLVKMGMVYRNICPDNKRKIHLNLTSEGIEKLTEISDSLDYHYDKYHKLSNEEYSTLSHLLDKMRG
- the gap gene encoding type I glyceraldehyde-3-phosphate dehydrogenase, which codes for MKTQRIAINGFGRIGRLVYRQIFNMKGIDIVAINDLTSPKVLAHLLKYDTAQGRFNEDVKAGEDCIFVNGDEIKIYAQKDPSQIPWGKHDVDVVLECTGFFADKDKSMAHITAGAKKVVISAPATGDLKTVVFNVNHEILDGTEDVISCASCTTNCLAPMAQVLENQYGIVTGIMTTIHAYTNDQNTQDAPHAKGDLRRARAAAQNIVPNSTGAAKAIGLVLPSLKGKLDGSAQRVPTLTGSLTELVSILNKKVTKEEINAAMKAAANESFGYTEDEIVSSDIIGTEYGSLFDATQTKVINNGDAQLVKTVSWYDNEASYVAQLVRTLQFFAGLIKA